GATTATCTCTCAATTTTCCATCTTCTGCTACTGCTGAAGCTTCTACAATAACTAATCCCACTCCCCCAGCACAAACATCTCTATACCATTCAACTACTTTATCTGTTACAAAACCATCTGTACCCACCATAGAAAATCTTACTAATGGTGGAAGTACAATTCTATTCTTTAATTTTAAATTTTTTATATTTACTTTATCAAATAATGTTGCCATGATTCCTCGCTATCTTTAAATTTTTACATTATATTCTATCATACTTTTTATTTTTTTCAAATTTAATTATCCTTAGTTTTTTCATTTAATTTGCCTTTATTAATATAAAATGTTATAATATGGTAGTTTTGTATTGATGAGAAATTTAATTTTTTAATTAATAAATATTTTTTAGTAGGAGGATATATTTTAAATGATCGCAACTAGTAATCTTGGTATGAGATTTTCTGGAAGAAAGCTTTTTGAAGATGTAAACTTAAAGTTTACTCCTGGAAACTGTTACGGACTTATTGGAGCTAACGGAGCTGGAAAATCTACATTTGTAAAAATTCTTTCTGGAGCTTTAGAACCTACAGAGGGAGAAATAATTTTTGATAAAAATAAAAGAATGGCAGTATTAAAACAAGACCACTTTGCTCACGAAGAGGATGAAGTTTTAAATGTTGTACTTATGGGCCATAAAAAACTTTGGGATATTATTGTAGAAAAAAATGAAATCTATTCTAAAAGTGAGTTTACTGATGAAGATGGAATAAGAGCTGCTGAGCTTGAAGGGGAGTTTGCTGAACTTAATGGTTGGGAAGCTGAAACTGAAGCTGAAACTCTTTTAATGGGACTTGGAGTTGATATTGCTGACCACCACAAACTTATGAAAGAGTTAAGTGAGCCTATAAAAGTTAAAGTTCTTCTTGCTCAAGCTTTATTTGGACAACCTGATGTTTTACTTCTAGACGAGCCTACAAACGGACTTGATATCAAAGCTATAACATGGCTAGAAAACTTCCTTATGGACTTAGACAATACTACTGTAATTGTTGTTTCACATGATAGACACTTCTTAAATAAAGTTTGTACTCATATTACAGATATTGACTATGGAAAAATTAAAATGTATGTTGGAAACTATGATTTCTGGTATGAATCAAATGAATTAATGGTAAAACTTCTATCAGCTAAGAATAAAAAACTTGAACAAAAAAGACAAGAGTTACAAGAATTTATTGCTAGATTCAGTGCCAATGCTTCTAAATCTAAACAAGCAACTTCAAGAAAGAAACTTCTTGATAAACTTCAACTTGAAGATATGCAAGTTTCTAACAGAAAATATCCATTTATTGAATTTAAACAAGAGAGAGAAGCTGGAAATAACCTTCTTAAAGTAGAAAATCTTTCTAAAACAGTAGATGGAGTTAAATTAATTGACAATTTAACATTTACAATTAACACAGGTGATAAAGTAGTATTTTTAGCTAAAAATGACCTTGTAAAAACAACTCTTTTATCAATTTTATCTGGAGAAATCGAACCAGATTCAGGATCATATACTTGGGGAATTACAACTTCTCAAGCATATATGCCAAAAGATA
The nucleotide sequence above comes from uncultured Fusobacterium sp.. Encoded proteins:
- a CDS encoding ABC-F family ATP-binding cassette domain-containing protein; translation: MIATSNLGMRFSGRKLFEDVNLKFTPGNCYGLIGANGAGKSTFVKILSGALEPTEGEIIFDKNKRMAVLKQDHFAHEEDEVLNVVLMGHKKLWDIIVEKNEIYSKSEFTDEDGIRAAELEGEFAELNGWEAETEAETLLMGLGVDIADHHKLMKELSEPIKVKVLLAQALFGQPDVLLLDEPTNGLDIKAITWLENFLMDLDNTTVIVVSHDRHFLNKVCTHITDIDYGKIKMYVGNYDFWYESNELMVKLLSAKNKKLEQKRQELQEFIARFSANASKSKQATSRKKLLDKLQLEDMQVSNRKYPFIEFKQEREAGNNLLKVENLSKTVDGVKLIDNLTFTINTGDKVVFLAKNDLVKTTLLSILSGEIEPDSGSYTWGITTSQAYMPKDNSKFFENKDLNLIDWLRPYSPDQHDSFVRGFLGRMLFSGEEALKSCTVLSGGEKVRCMLAKMMLTNANVLMFDNPNDHLDLESITSLNKALINFKGTLLFGAHDHEFIQTVANRIIEITPNGIVDKMMTYDEYLEDEAIQQRLEELYNEAK